The nucleotide window GGCcggatgatggtggtggagcttACGTCGCGGAACTGGACGAGGCCAAGTTCGCCCAGGGCGTTGACAACTTCACGGCCTATTTCGTTGGAAATGTAGAGTTGGACCATGCTCATGTCCGCTGAGCGGAAGGGGGTGTCCTTTGTCGGCGCCATCGCGACGTGTGAGCCGATTGGCGATGGCTGGCGACaagatggatggggatgtgCTTGTACAGCGAGGTGCTGGGAATTGGAGTTGcaggttggaggagctgatgatgttgctgctgcaaccaacaaccagagACGTTGGAGCTGGCCCAGCCGCCGCGTGTCGGCAAAGCTTCGGCAGGCAGCGCCGCTCCTGTAACAGCCACCGCCAAGCCTTCCTGGATGCACCCCTGGAGTGTGACGTCAACTTACACGGCTCCTTCTTTTTGATTTTGCAAATGTAGTGTTTAGGGGCAATGAGGAAAGAGACATGAAGATGATAGGTCCTAAGGAAGGCAGTATAGATGTCCTTATCAGAAGTGGCAGAGCAACTAGATACTGACAGCAGGTTCTCATCCCAAATCGAAGTACATATtatacccaaccccaaccccgaaCCATGTCAACGCGATCAAGGAGCATGGTCCAAATTGAGCTCGATATAAATATAACCAAAATTATTCGTATTCTAACATGACGATATCTCCTCTATCATCCTTAACGCCGCGCATTCCGCCTTAGCCTCGCAAAAATATAAAACAAAAAGAATATGCCTAAAAACGCAGTGTACTCCTCTCAAGTCTCAactcctccgtcttcttgGGTCCAACGCCTCATCCCTTCTCATGTCCCTCATCTCCTTCGTACCCAGGCTCCCCAGGCCGCCCTcgcttctcctctcccagcCTCCCAATCTGATAACTTGACAAGTCGCGTTGTCGCCGTCACTCGACACCTCCGTCGCATACTCAATCACATGCCTAGCACCATCTTCCGGAGTCTTGGCCTCTTTAATCACATCCACAATTTCCTGATCCGACAAGCTTCCGCTCACACCGTCAGACATGAGCACCAAAAACGAGTACTCTGCCGggcccatctccaccctgGTGATATCTGGCTCAGCAGAAACACCGATCCTTTTGCTCTGCATGTCCCCAAATGATCTGCTATTGGCCAGCCCGCCGattctctcctctccaaaaGAATCGGTAATCATACTGCTGGCATATCGACTCATCCGTCTCGTCTCAACTGGCGACGATGGCCGATGATCGGTGGTCAAAGCCAGAGGTTTGCCGGTCTTGGTCTCGCACAGCAAGACACGCGTGTCTCCCACATGGGCTACAACCAGCGTTGAGTGCGCATTGGGATGCCAGAAAGGAGCCGGAGTAGGAGTGGAGATGAGAGCTACCGAAGCGGTAGAGCCTCCCTTGAAGCGCTCCCGCCCGCCGATGCTATGGCCCGATGGGGGAAGGTGCGGGACGCCCAGGATCTCGTCCTTGTTAAGAGGCAGGTCTTCTACAATCACGTCTTCTGGATCTGGCTTGCGCGCTTGCGCCGTGACGAAATCGAGGTCAGCCCTGAGAAAGGCATAGGTCAGAACGGATTCGAGGGTTGCGGGCACATTGCTAggagttgttgatgacatAGGTTCTTcggcaaaggaggaggtggacgagaCGGTGGAAGCCGTGAAGTGGCTCGGATGAAATCGGCGAAAGTAGCCTCCAATGGTGCGCCGGTACTCATTGAGAAGCTCTTGCTCCAACTTCACGGTCTTGCTGAGACCTGCTGGAAGCTCAGAACCATCCTCAGCATTGTGTTCCCTCGGTTCTTCCTGGTTGCGCGAGACATCTGGTTCTGATAAGGAATACCCTGGGTCTGACAGGGAGTACCTGCGATCCTTATCACCCTTCAAGCTGCTTTCCAGCTCAAattccgccgccgcctcctctaTATACCCATGCAATTCGTCTCGCAGAAACTCGCTACACTCGGACCCTCCGTGCCCGTCAAATACGCCGAAGTAGAATATTTGAGGATCCCCCAGGGCGCTGTAAGCATTGATGCTTTCGCCTGTGTGTCTTGGCTGGCGCACCACACTGGTTGGTACACGCCTTGAGAAAGCTGGCAACGTTATTGTCCCAGCTTGGTTGGTATCTTCGTTGTATGGCCGCTGTCCGCGCGAGACAGATGTACCAAAGTGATGCTTGGCGCTTCGGAGAGGGATACGGACTACCGTCAAGTCGCGACCGGGCATATTTGGTGGGTTCAAGGCTGGTGATGACCCAGGTTCTGGCGTGTGTGGTGTCGAGGCAGATCGAGGAAGCTTGTGGCCGGGGCCGACAGAGGATCGCGAGTCTGGATGaagcgaggacgagggaagGTGAGTTATGAAGTAGTTGTGAAAGCCCCGTCGTAGAACTGGGTTGGCGGCGACAGTGCTCTGGGCTCGCCAGCTGCCGCAAGGCTGTGTCGCATCGCGGTGTGCCAGGATGGTAGCTCGAGTTGGTGTTCGGAGGTGACGGTTGGCGCCTGCGAGTCGCAAGGCGCGAGTGTGCGAGACGGTAAGGTTCCGCATTTGAGCTCGTCCGTGGTGATGAAAAAAGGTTGCGATGTAGCTCATGAAGGCGTCGAGGAGGGTaggagtgggtggtgggagtcgGGACGAAGCTGTCCGGACACTCCTCACCGTAAGCTGTCCCAGAGCCCGACGACAAGGCAATGGGAGCATCGCCAAGCAGACAGAGCCAATTGCAGTCTTATAAAAGACCAGCTAATGTAAGTTCACGGCCAGCAAATAGGTAGAGACTCGATATCGTGCAAAATGTGGCCATGGAACCGGAAAGAGGTGGCTGACGTAGTGCGAGGGCGAGGTGCAGGCCGAGCAGGCACTTGACGAGTTCGGGGAATATGTTGGGGCCAAGAGGCGTGCTCTTCGTGCGCTGCGGCAATTGGCTGTCTTTGGTTGACTTGTAGGGACTTGGCGTTCAGGGTTTGCCTTCCACAGTCTGGGGCTGGCTCGGCTGATGTTTTCCACCGGGAATCGAGATCGGATAACGGAGAGTCTGTGATAGATGTCTGGTGATAGATAAAAAGGGACGGAAAGATGCTTGGATATTGCTGTTTGCAGGGAATGAACATGCACTTTTGACAGAAACGCAGGGGAGCGGCATGCTCTCTGGGGCCCCGGGGGTCCTCTGGTGGGGGCTTTGTCAACGTCATTTTAGCGGGTGCTCTTGGCACCTTTGaactcaccctcaaccctcGCTCTCAATGACAGATGAACCGTGATGTTCTTTTTCTCGATATGGTATTCTTACACTCGACCTAAAGCGATACACACTGGCATTTGTTGGTCTCAACCAGCATTACTTTTATAGGTAATTCTCAAACAACCCGTATCCCATGACGGACCGCTTCGGCCTAACCCTCATCTGGAGCCACTTGTCAGGCTGAAGATTTTCGAGCTACGGATATGGATCGCGATATTCGGCCCTTGTGGACTGCCGTTACAAATAGCGGATTCTGAAAACGCAACATCGTGGTTAGCAAGCACATCGTGGACAAAATAAGTGGTACTGCAAGTCGGTAAAACGTATAATCATCATCGAGCTTCGccttttaaaaataaaaacaggCGTCAAAAGATAATTGTCACGCCTCAGGTGATAGCTAAAAGGCCTAAAAAATAATCAAGAGGCCTATTAACGATCTTCTAAGGCCTGCCAGTTATCTATTAAGGCCCCTTAGCTATGTTTTGAAGCCTATTAAATATTTTTGAGGCCTGGTTCAGTGTTTTCCAGTGCTAGTTATTTGATCCACGACGTGGTTGGCTATCACATCAGATCGCCCCTAACGCCATCCACCGGCCAACCGCCCTataagatttttttttcagaGCCGGCCAGGGGCAAACCTGGAAAAGCCTCCTCAAACATTCACCACGGAAGCCTAATCCCGTCCCGGCCCTGAGTCTGATCTTTTCTCAGCCCCGGTCCCGGTCATGGACGGCTCCGCTCCGGAACAAGTCAACCCGGCCGGTCCGCCTCCGGGAAAATATCTTGGCGATCTGGCTGTGGTCGACATAGCTCCTGAGGGTGACCTTGTCCTTCGTGTCACCTTCAACACGTCGAAAGAAACACTCACGGCAGCCAAAAAGTCAAAGGAGTCACCAACGGCTCTCAAGCCCACAGTGAAGCAAGGCTACAGGGTGCAAATATCTGTTCTAAAAGCCAATTCAGGGTACTTCAACCGTTTGCTAGGGGACACACGGTTTGTGGAAGCCAAGGCAGTTGCAAATGCCCTCCAAAAGCTGTCCCTATCAAACGTAAAACCCTCCGAAGCAGACCTTTCCGAGCTGCCAATCGTCGAAATCAATGAAGATGACGAAGCCTCCCGTACCGCCAACCTCAGCTTGGCCTTCGGTGACCTGATGAGGATCCTTCATCGagtccccatcaccaccaagcccctCGCCGTCCGCTACCTGGCCATCATTGCCGTCCTAGCAGATCGCTTCGACTGCACCCCCTTAGTATCCAAATGGCTAGCCGCAATCAAGTTCAAattcccccccatcaccacccaaaaccaaaaccgAACCGGCCCAGCCCTCTCCAAGTCCTCCGAAgagctcctccgccaaaaGATCCTCGTCTCCTGGCTTCTTGACCGCCCATTAGTcctccaaccctccacccGCGAGCTAGTCATGTACGGCTCAAGACGATGGTGCACCCTCttcgacgaagaagacgaaaagTCCGAACACGCCTACACAGCAGCATGGTGGGATCTCCCCTCCGGTCTCGAACAAGAACTCCAGCTCCGCCGGGACTGCATCCTCAACACCGTCTCCTCCGTCCCATCacacttcctctccctctacaTCTCCCCCTCGCAGTCTCGCCCCCAGTGCAAGCTAGGCtacacctcctctcccagctGCGACTCTTTCCAATTAGGGGTAGCTATCAAATTTCTCACCAAccgcaacctcctctcctttgTCGATTTTGCCCCAAAGTCGTACGACAAATTCCATGCTTCTGGCCCGCCGAATGACTACATCATGTCTGACGTCTTGCACATAATCAAGACTCTTAAGCAATGCCCGGCGTATCGAATCGATGACAACCACAGGCATTGCGATCTGAGGGGTAGGATGGGCAGGATATTGGAATTTGTCGAGGCCAGgctgggaggtggcggggtgGGTATCAATCGGGTAGAGTGGGCGAAGGATAGAGTGGAAGCTTCCTGGGAAAGGAGGCACGGGgcggaagatggggaggaaagggtcTTGAAATATACCAGCTCGATGAGCTCTGATCAGAGGCTAAGATACGGGGGTGCATTTGCGGCAGAGAAGTTAGCAAGAGAAGTATTCACAGCCGATGAGTGGGATTGGACAGCCGGAGAAAATGAAGGGGAGACAGAAGGAATCAGCTTTGGAAAATGGAAGCTTGGGGAGAAGTCTTTTCCCAAATGATGTCTTGAGAGCTGCGGGCAAACTCCCTGGTTTACTCACGGTATTACTTTACACTTATTCGCGTTATTTCTGGCTTGTGATATATTTCTGGCTTGCTTGTGGTATACTTTTGGCTTGGTTGTGATGGTTTTGGCTTGCTCATGATAAATTCCTGGCTTGCTCACGCCTTGTGGCTCGGTTCACACGCGCTGCTGTGGCTTATACGAGAGTCGAAAATGCCATTTATAAACAAAGAACACGCCTTATTGATATCATCCATTTGAATGTGTTTCAAATTGACTAAACTACCATACAGCGGCAATACCTATGATACAAATGTCGGCCATTACCCTAGCCTCCATCAACTCTCTCAGTGAGGCCCAGACAATCATCAAAGCCTTCAGAAATCTCCAGCGAAGCCTCAAACCATCCTTGAAATATTGTCTTCAATCTTCACATACGGAGCCGCATTTCCCTCCACGCAGAGAATGTCACTGCCAGGCCCAATGGCTATCTTGATGCTCTCCTCCCTGCGTCCAATGTGCTCCTCTGTCGGTGGTGGCTTCTTGGAGAAAGGCCAGTGTCCCTTTACCTCCTTGTACCTCAGGATCATGAAGATGGTAATGACTACAATCCAGTAGACATTGTATGATATGACCGAGCCGTACGTCGCCGAGTTATTCCATCCTAGAACAGCGTTGAGGAATCCCCAACCTGATCCACCGTTCACAAAGGGGCTGCAACACTGCGATGATTATTAGCGCCTTGCAACTTGAGATCGGAGGAGAGAACCTACATCGACGTGCCAAACGGACTTGTCAATATCATAAGTTCCCGGACCTGAGCCCAGCTCGGCaatatcaccaccgcccaccatgTCTTGCCAAATTTGCTGTTCAAAGGCCCAGACAGCCCTTGAGAAGAGACCGGCTGCGACCAGGTAAAGAAAACAAGTCGAGATGACGAGGAACAGCTTCATTTTGGTATGTGAACCACCCCTATTGTTCGCCATGTGAGAAACCTGCGCCTTCTTTCATCCGATCCTGTCAAAGACTTACTTGTACATGGCCAAGCCAACTCCTGCACCAACCATCAGTCCAACAATCACAGCAATCGGCACCGACGTAACAGGTGCAGAGAAGCTAACTCCCGCAATGAAAACCACCGCCTCAATCCCCTCCCTGAGCACGGTAACAAAGGGCAGCATGAACATGCTATACTTTTCCAACCACATCATGACAGTGCCTCTCTTGGTTCGTCTTTGCCTTGCCTGCTCGCCTAGCGACTGCTCGATCTTGGCTTTCCACTTGTCTTGCATCTTGCCGATTCTCAATAAGGCGAAACCGAcggcagtgatgatgagagaggCGATGAGAGAGAAGGCGCCTTCATAAGTAAGCTCACGGGCACCCCATTGGTCGACACCGAGGGAGTAAAACACTCCGATGAGGGCACCAGAGatgatgagagtgatgaCCAGGCCGGCCGTGGTGCCGAGCCAGACTTGACGGACGAGCTGCCTGTAGATTGCGCGATGGGATCGGTAGAGGGTTTTCTTGATGAAGGCCAGGAGAATCGAGACGATGATGGCTGTCTCGAGGGCCTCCCGGAAagtgacgaggaagatgggtATCGAGAAGAGAGCGACCATCTTTGCGACTCTTTGCTTCAAAGCCGAAGTGTCTGAGGTACACTGAGGGCCAACAAGTATGCCAAGATAGTTGGAGAGAAGGTCGGTCTCGGTGGGCTATCAGATCGAGATTTTCTGATCACACAATAATGGAAAGGAATGGGAGGAACAGACAAAGACGAGAAAGTGGATGTGGTGAGTTGGGCCATAATATCAGACCATCTGGACTAGAAGGCAGTCACATTATCGAAGGCGGTGGCACAAACGCGGGGTATGAAGACGCGTTGATAAGTTGTTCTTTCCTGCGTTTGATCTCAGGGGACTCGGTGTACTCGGGGAAAAACTGCCACGTGAGACTCCTccgaggccatcaaggttctcaagTCGACTTTTGAGCACATCAACACACGGCTGCCTGACCTGGGGTACTCGTGTGAAAAAGTACAGACATGATATATCATGAGCCAGTTGATCACGGTCCAACCACCGGTGTACATAGACACGAGACAAAAAGGAGGGGCTTTGCCAAGGGGCCAAGGAAGCCAAGCACAGTTAAGCTTTGTGGACTGTCGATCTCAAAGGGGTGATTGACAAGGGGCTACTTATGTAGCCTCATTCTGAAAGGTCAATATACAAAGACACTTATGCAGACAGCTAAAGCATTGGAAATCTTCCTGGTGGTGATTTAAATCCCTCGCATTCTGAGACACCGATTATGATGCTTGTCCCACCCTACCCATGTGGTGACTTGGACAGCAGTCGCAGGTTGCGAACCGACCACTCGTTCCTGCCTCAACACCGTCATAAACATGGGTGCCCGACTCTTTGATGGCGGGGTCGGGTATCAAGTGCTTTACTCCGACTGTCCAGCTTCTATCGGATAGCTATCGGGTATCGGATACTGGGCTACGTCTTTTCTgatccatcaacaacctcccgcGCATTCCCGGCTTCCATGTGTGGCCTTCTTCGATATCTCCCTAATCCTTTCTCTGACCTCAAAGAACTCTCCACTGTTGAAAACAAGAATTCAATATGAATCGCGGCATCTCTGGATCTCCAAACTCTTTGCTTTGGATATTCCTGCTTTTGTTCGGTTTTTGTCTTTCTGGCCATGCGCAGCAACCTGATGCCGCTCACGATATCGACAGCGGTGTCGACGACTCTGCTCTTTGGCACACGTACAGCGACAAGACCCACATCTACAAGTTCAATGTCTCTTGGGTGGTGGCCAGCCCTGACGATCCTGATGCCGATGAGAATTCGACCAAGCCAGTCATTGGCATCAATGGTAAATGGCCTTTGCCTGTGATGGAAGCCACAGTTGGGGACCGCGTCATTGTCCATCTTCTCAACCTGCTGGAGACTGAGCCTACGTCTCTTCACTTTCACGGTCTCTATCTACGGAATGAGACACACATGGACGGTCCGGTTCATGTGTCTCAGTGCACGATCCCACCTGGCTCAAGCTTCACATACAACTTCACTGTTAACGAGCCCGGCATCTACTGGTATCACTCACATGTCCATGGGCAGTATCCAGATGGCTTGCGAGGGCCCCTTATCATTCACGACCCGGATGACCCTTTTGCAGACAAGTACAGCGAGACTCGGCTTCTTACCGTCTCAGACTGGTACCTAGACAAGATGCCAGACCTTATCGCCCGGTTCATGAGCAAGGCCAACCCAACAGGAGCAGAGCCCGTACCGGATTTGGGTTTATTCAACGACGAAATCGATGCAAGCATCATGGTCAGTCCTAAGACGACATATCGTTTTGATGTGATCAACATGGGCGCTTTTGCCAGTGTCTACCTCTGGTTCGAGGGGCACAACAtgaccatcatcatgatTGATGGTATTTATACCCACCCGGTGGAAGCAAACATGATATACGTAACTCCTGGTCAACGTTACAgcttcctcatcaccaccaaggcaGACGGCTCGGCAAACTTTCCATTCGTTGGCAACATGGATCTGGTAAGTTTCCCGTTTCCATTCATGTCCTTTCTTAGCTGACCAGTCAGAATCTATTTGACAGTCCACCAAAGTCTTTCAACCCCAATATAACCGGGTGGCTGATCTACGACGAAGACAACAACTGGCCAGATGCGGCCAAGCTGGACGGTTCTTTCAATCCTGTTGATGACTTTGATTTAACACCATTAGATGATCAGCCTCTCTTTGGTGAACCAAATCAAGTTGTGCAGTTGGATGTGATGATGGACAATCTTGGTGACGGAGCCAACTAGTAGGTGCTATGCATTTCTAACACTTCCAGTTTCATATTCTGACCATTGTCCAGTGCATTCTTCAACAACATAACATATGTTCCTCCCAAGGTTCCCACCCTTTACACCGTCATGAGTTCTCAAGATTTAGCAACCAACCCGGTGGTTTACGGCACCTACACTCATAGCACTGTTCTCCAAAAGGATGACATTGTGGAGATCGTGCTGAACAACCTCGATCCAGGAATCCACCCATTCCACCTCCACGGCCACGATTTTCAGGTGGTCTGGCGCTCTGAAGACGATGCAGGAACATTTCAAGATTCAGGCATCACATTATCAGACTTCGCGCGTGTGCCCATGAGAAGGGATACTGTTTTCGTACACCCTAATGGGAACTTGGTTCTACGCTTCAAAGCCGACAACccaggtttttttttccctctttgCCCTCGTTCATTGTATGGTTTCTAACAATTGAGAATAGGTGTATGGCTTTTCCATTGCCACATAGAGTGGCATGTGCAATCTGGACTCATGGCAACCTTTGTTGAAGCGCCTCTCGAAATTCAACAGTCCCTCACCATTCCTCCCGATCATCTTGATGTCTGCAAGAAGATGGGAGTGCCCACAGGAGGAAATGCTGCCGGAAACTCTGAGGATTTTTTGAACCTAGATGGGGAGAATGCACCGCCCAATCGGTTGCCTGACGGGTACGTTACTTCAGCAGAGTGACCTTCATCTGATACAAAGTCTGAGGACGAGTCGAATGGCTATTTCATGTTGGAATAGTAAGAGACAGAcaccgatgatgatggtgatgatctgatgtgggagggaggataaCTGCGCTTTCTGGGATGACCATGATGATAACATTTCTTGGCTACAAAATAGGTTTACCGGTACAGGCATCGCCGCCCTGGTCTTTAGCTGCCTGACAGGTATACTGGGCGTGATGACGATCGCGTGGTATGGCTTTGCCGAGGGGGTTAATGACggagaggacaagaaggtccGCATTGACGGTCAACAAGACGGAGCTGGGGATGTCAAGCTGAGGGACATGCCGTCCGGTTCGACATTGGTGAATGATCGGCGTGTGCATAAGCTGCGTAGAAACGAGACTCGTGCCAAGCTCAGGGGAGACGGATTACGAGTTTGATGGGGCCATCCATATGATACTTGATGGCACACGAGTGGATTCGGGACTTGATTTGTATCATAAGGGCTGTTTTTTATGCCATGTTGCCTCATAGTCCGATAGCTTGCTTCCATTTGGTTTGGGGATGCCAGAAAATTGGACTTTTCCTGAGGTTATTCGGCAGTTCTGAGTAGCTATCAATCGGAGGGATTATACCAAGAAGGCATGTTCGCCGAATCTTTTTTGTGAAACTTTAGTGGTTCATGAATAGGCTGAGAGTTCACTATGATTGTACTTGCTTTCACAAGATACTCAATCACCCTCTTTTCTAGGCGAGCTATATTTTAACGAGACTCAGCTGCTTCCACTCCCACACCAGTACTGTTATtgcccctcatcaacccacaTTTTACATCTTCACATGAACATAATAGTCAGTTTAGAATGCCTCTGGTGACAGGGCTTGTCACGATAAGCTTGAAGACCAAGGGAGTCGTCGATTGAAAGACGGCAGAAATGGTAACACTGGTGGCAACTCTGGACGCAGTACCAATAGGTAAATGATAACAGCAATAACCACATTGAAAATTATGTCTCGAGGTTACTGAATATCCTGTTCAAACCCATCTTTACCTATATCTACCGGACAAGAAGCTTTTGGTACAAATCTCGGCGCAAGAATCACACAGGCCTGTTTGTGGATATCTTGGAAGCTTGCCGATCACTATTGTCAAGGTTGATAGTATAAGCAAGCAGGAAGAAAACTTGATCAtaaatcatcatcatcccgtAAACAAGAGAGCCTTCGTGTATGCCGCCAATTCCATCCAACGGTCTGTTGCTTCAGGTAATTGCATATTTCTTCCGCCCAATCTCATGCCAACTTGAACAACCTACCGCACCAGGCAAGTCCCCGTTAACGTGAACACTATCAGGTAAACCAACCTGGAAGTATTCGCTTCTCGATTATGTTGACAAGCTCCTGCAGATCTTTCGTCACGATTTTTTCATTCCCTAGAATCTGCCCAAGGTAGTCTGGATTGTCTGCATTCTTCAAAGGGTTTTCAATGTTGAAGACGTTTTTCATCCGTTCACGGAACTGAGTCCGTTTTTTTCGGTCTTCCCCCGTGAGTGCTGCCTCGCCCCCGTTGTTCTTGATTTGCTGTTCATACATGGCGAGGTGGAGCCAGAGGCTGGTCTGATGGAggatcttcttgatctttGCAAGTTGCTGTTGGGCTGTAGACAGTGGGAAGAAATTAAGGTTAGTACGTATCGCACACAAAGTACGAGGCAATATGAGTGGTAGCAGACAGGAATGGGAAGCTCAGGGCATTTCTGGCTTGCCTTGTTTTTCCTTGTTTCCGTCGTCATTTCGATGCCACGCCTTACACGAAGAGACTCCCACACCTGTACTACCTACGACACCCTAGCAACACTGGTAGTCACTTTGACTGTGGTTGTTGCGGTTGCCCACCACACAGTGTGACCAACAAGGTACCAGCCACCAGCCCCTGTGACGGCTCCCACAACCACAGCTGTGGGAATCCACGACCACTTGGACCATCTCTTCGAGTTTCTCTCCACTCTTGCAAGTGTGTACAAGTTTTCCACCTCTTTCAGTGAGTTTCCGAGGGTATCGATTGCGGTTTGAAGTTTTACTATCTGGCTCGCTGCCTCTTTCTTTGTTCCTATTAGACAGTCAGGTCCGTTCCTGCAAAGATTctggcaaaagaaaaaaaaacaggcGACGGCCAtatcaggtaggtaggtaattACCTTGGTCTTCCCTGCATCGCACTTGTCGAAAGACTTGATTCACCTCATATTGCATTTTCTTCAGCTTCTGGGCTGATTCATTGATCCTTTTATGCAGTTCGGTGCAACTGAGCTGTTTAGGCTCGATCTGTTTAAAACTTTCAGTATAAAAGCACCAGAAAGAAACTATTCACGGGAAAACCAGAAGATCCATTGGATCTTAGGGGATTACATACACATTGCTGCAGCACCCAGACCACTGAGAGGGCTGTAAAATGCAGCTGCTTGAAGAAAGTTGCTGGCCGTTCCTATCGATGCTATTATGCTCTGAAAATTTTGCATTTCACTGGCCCATTTCAATACGATGCTAGGGTCTAAAGACGAAACATCTATGCTCATGACGACCTTTTTGCTAATACGCGAATACACGTGCTAAGTTTGTCTTGAttccaaaaagaaaaagtggAATACAAAGGGTGAATCTTAC belongs to Podospora bellae-mahoneyi strain CBS 112042 chromosome 6, whole genome shotgun sequence and includes:
- the PTC6 gene encoding Protein phosphatase 2C 6 (COG:T; EggNog:ENOG503NZN0; BUSCO:EOG09261KRX); this translates as MLPLPCRRALGQLTVRSVRTASSRLPPPTPTLLDAFMSYIATFFHHHGRAQMRNLTVSHTRALRLAGANRHLRTPTRATILAHRDATQPCGSWRAQSTVAANPVLRRGFHNYFITHLPSSSLHPDSRSSVGPGHKLPRSASTPHTPEPGSSPALNPPNMPGRDLTVVRIPLRSAKHHFGTSVSRGQRPYNEDTNQAGTITLPAFSRRVPTSVVRQPRHTGESINAYSALGDPQIFYFGVFDGHGGSECSEFLRDELHGYIEEAAAEFELESSLKGDKDRRYSLSDPGYSLSEPDVSRNQEEPREHNAEDGSELPAGLSKTVKLEQELLNEYRRTIGGYFRRFHPSHFTASTVSSTSSFAEEPMSSTTPSNVPATLESVLTYAFLRADLDFVTAQARKPDPEDVIVEDLPLNKDEILGVPHLPPSGHSIGGRERFKGGSTASVALISTPTPAPFWHPNAHSTLVVAHVGDTRVLLCETKTGKPLALTTDHRPSSPVETRRMSRYASSMITDSFGEERIGGLANSRSFGDMQSKRIGVSAEPDITRVEMGPAEYSFLVLMSDGVSGSLSDQEIVDVIKEAKTPEDGARHVIEYATEVSSDGDNATCQVIRLGGWERRSEGGLGSLGTKEMRDMRRDEALDPRRRRS
- the FTR1 gene encoding high-affinity iron permease (EggNog:ENOG503NWZY; COG:P); the protein is MVALFSIPIFLVTFREALETAIIVSILLAFIKKTLYRSHRAIYRQLVRQVWLGTTAGLVITLIISGALIGVFYSLGVDQWGARELTYEGAFSLIASLIITAVGFALLRIGKMQDKWKAKIEQSLGEQARQRRTKRGTVMMWLEKYSMFMLPFVTVLREGIEAVVFIAGVSFSAPVTSVPIAVIVGLMVGAGVGLAMYKGGSHTKMKLFLVISTCFLYLVAAGLFSRAVWAFEQQIWQDMVGGGDIAELGSGPGTYDIDKSVWHVDCCSPFVNGGSGWGFLNAVLGWNNSATYGSVISYNVYWIVVITIFMILRYKEVKGHWPFSKKPPPTEEHIGRREESIKIAIGPGSDILCVEGNAAPYVKIEDNISRMV
- the FET3 gene encoding Canonical ferroxidase FET3-like protein (EggNog:ENOG503NVG2; CAZy:AA1; COG:Q): MNRGISGSPNSLLWIFLLLFGFCLSGHAQQPDAAHDIDSGVDDSALWHTYSDKTHIYKFNVSWVVASPDDPDADENSTKPVIGINGKWPLPVMEATVGDRVIVHLLNLLETEPTSLHFHGLYLRNETHMDGPVHVSQCTIPPGSSFTYNFTVNEPGIYWYHSHVHGQYPDGLRGPLIIHDPDDPFADKYSETRLLTVSDWYLDKMPDLIARFMSKANPTGAEPVPDLGLFNDEIDASIMVSPKTTYRFDVINMGAFASVYLWFEGHNMTIIMIDGIYTHPVEANMIYVTPGQRYSFLITTKADGSANFPFVGNMDLSFNPNITGWLIYDEDNNWPDAAKLDGSFNPVDDFDLTPLDDQPLFGEPNQVVQLDVMMDNLGDGANYAFFNNITYVPPKVPTLYTVMSSQDLATNPVVYGTYTHSTVLQKDDIVEIVLNNLDPGIHPFHLHGHDFQVVWRSEDDAGTFQDSGITLSDFARVPMRRDTVFVHPNGNLVLRFKADNPGVWLFHCHIEWHVQSGLMATFVEAPLEIQQSLTIPPDHLDVCKKMGVPTGGNAAGNSEDFLNLDGENAPPNRLPDGFTGTGIAALVFSCLTGILGVMTIAWYGFAEGVNDGEDKKVRIDGQQDGAGDVKLRDMPSGSTLVNDRRVHKLRRNETRAKLRGDGLRV
- a CDS encoding hypothetical protein (EggNog:ENOG503P115), which gives rise to MDGSAPEQVNPAGPPPGKYLGDLAVVDIAPEGDLVLRVTFNTSKETLTAAKKSKESPTALKPTVKQGYRVQISVLKANSGYFNRLLGDTRFVEAKAVANALQKLSLSNVKPSEADLSELPIVEINEDDEASRTANLSLAFGDLMRILHRVPITTKPLAVRYLAIIAVLADRFDCTPLVSKWLAAIKFKFPPITTQNQNRTGPALSKSSEELLRQKILVSWLLDRPLVLQPSTRELVMYGSRRWCTLFDEEDEKSEHAYTAAWWDLPSGLEQELQLRRDCILNTVSSVPSHFLSLYISPSQSRPQCKLGYTSSPSCDSFQLGVAIKFLTNRNLLSFVDFAPKSYDKFHASGPPNDYIMSDVLHIIKTLKQCPAYRIDDNHRHCDLRGRMGRILEFVEARLGGGGVGINRVEWAKDRVEASWERRHGAEDGEERVLKYTSSMSSDQRLRYGGAFAAEKLAREVFTADEWDWTAGENEGETEGISFGKWKLGEKSFPK